Genomic segment of Thermogemmatispora onikobensis:
TCGCACCATCGCCCGCGTATAGTTGATGTTGATGCGTCGTCCCACTCCATAGGGGCCACCGGTCCAGCCCGTATTGACCAGGTAGCACCGCACCTGGTGAGCCACAATGCGCTCGCGTAGCAGATTGGCATACTCTCCGGGCCGCAACGGCAGGAAAGGCGCCCCAAAGCACGGACTGAACGTCGCCTGCGGTGTTGTCACTCCCGACTCCGTCCCCGCCAGCTTACTGGTGTAACCGGAGAGGAAATAGTACATCGCTTGCTCGGTAGTCAGGCGCGAAACCGGCGGAAGCACCCCAAAGGAATCCGCCGAGAGGAAGATGATGGCCTGGGGATGACCAGCATGCCCCTCCAACACCACATTGTCGATGAAGTCGACCGGATAGGCCGCGCGCGTATTCTCGGTAATTGAGGCATCCTCATAGCGGGGCTCGCGCGTCTTCTCATCGAGGACGACATTCTCATAGATGGCACCGAAACGCATGGCATTCCAAATCTGCGGCTCATGCTCGCGCGAGAGATTGATACATTTCGCATAGCAGCCGCCCTCGAAGTTAAAGATACCCGTGTCGCCCCAGCCATGTTCGTCGTCGCCGATCAGACGCCGCGTCGGATCAGCTGACAGGCTTGTCTTGCCGGTACCAGAGAGGCCGAAAAAGAGCGCCACATCGCCTTTCTCTCCCACATTGGCCGAGCAATGCATCGGCAGGACTCCCTGGGCTGGGAGCATAAAATTGAGCACAGTGAAGACCGCCTTTTTCATTTCGCCGGCGTAGTGAGTTCCAGCGATCAAAATCAGGCGCTCCTCAAAGTCGATAATGATGGCCGTCTCCGAGCGCGTGCCGTGGGTCCGCGGGTCGGTATGGAAATTGGGCACACAGAGAATCGTGAAGCCCGGGCGCTCGCTGGCCAGATCCTCGTCCTTTACACGCAGGA
This window contains:
- the pckA gene encoding phosphoenolpyruvate carboxykinase (ATP) — translated: MTMMMSRKALEEYGLMNLGKIHWNLAPAILVEHALARGEGMLASNGALATKTAPHTGRSPKDKYIVSNEESASRIWWGENNHPMAPEHFEMVRRSLAAYLQGRDVYVLDAAAGADPAYRIPLQVITELAWHNLFARQLFLRVKDEDLASERPGFTILCVPNFHTDPRTHGTRSETAIIIDFEERLILIAGTHYAGEMKKAVFTVLNFMLPAQGVLPMHCSANVGEKGDVALFFGLSGTGKTSLSADPTRRLIGDDEHGWGDTGIFNFEGGCYAKCINLSREHEPQIWNAMRFGAIYENVVLDEKTREPRYEDASITENTRAAYPVDFIDNVVLEGHAGHPQAIIFLSADSFGVLPPVSRLTTEQAMYYFLSGYTSKLAGTESGVTTPQATFSPCFGAPFLPLRPGEYANLLRERIVAHQVRCYLVNTGWTGGPYGVGRRININYTRAMVRAAISGELESVETITDPVFGLHVPVACPGVPAELLNPRSTWPDPEAYDRQASELAARFKENFKQFTLPGEEVRAAGPR